Proteins from a genomic interval of Colletotrichum higginsianum IMI 349063 chromosome 6, whole genome shotgun sequence:
- a CDS encoding L-ornithine 5-monooxygenase, which yields MSPHCDSPTNGSDAGSGFSEFNGNGFTNGNGNGAIYQNGNGVNGHNAGGSHIQKSQYLQPCDHSEIHDLICVGFGPASLSVAVAMHDYQEAGRQLAPGQSAPKVLFLEKQPQFAWHPGMLLSGARMQISFIKDMASLRNPRSQFTFLNYLHCNNRLVDFTNLDTFLPARVEYEDYLRWCSRHFDDVVAYGREVVSVSPDPQTAGSVKTWTVKSRDVKTGQVSSYQTRNVLIANGGQPRLPKVLPAKHPKIIHSSQYAQLAPQILNDNSRPYRVAVIGAGQSAAEIFRDVQRAYPNAKTWMVMRSEFLKPADDSPFVNSIFNPSYVDELYPKSQSYRRALIKEAKATNYGVVRLQLIEALYEMLYHQKRTLGTDERKWPHRMLFGRDITQVTESKETDRLQIHVRRLEDACDSLDDGFVSQLPGDEVLDVDLIVAATGYQRNAHIDMLRDSWNLLPEVSPAGNAGERELVDGWEICGPDATSGSRKLEVGRDYRVRYAPGAVAPGAGVYLQGCCEATHGLSDTLLSILAVRSGEILDSIFPATPRTKTVSS from the exons ATGTCTCCTCACTGCGACTCGCCGACCAACGGCTCCGATGCCGGCAGCGGCTTCTCAGAGTTCAACGGCAACGGCTTCACCAACGGCAATGGCAACGGTGCTATCTACCAAAACGGTAACGGTGTCAACGGCCACAACGCTGGCGGTTCCCACATCCAAAAGTCGCAGTACCTGCAGCCATGCGATCACAGCGAGATCCACGACCTCATCtgcgtcggcttcggccccGCCAGCTTGTCTGTGGCCGTCGCCATGCATGACTACCAGGAGGCCGGCCGCCAGCTTGCCCCCGGCCAGTCGGCGCCCAAGGTGCTCTTCCTCGAGAAGCAGCCGCAGTTCGCGTGGCACCCGGGCATGCTTCTCTCGGGCGCCCGCATGCAGATCTCCTTCATCAAAGACATGGCCTCGCTGCGCAACCCGCGCTCCCAGTTCACCTTCCTCAACTACCTCCACTGCAACAaccgcctcgtcgacttcaCCAACCTGGACACTTTCCTGCCCGCCCGTGTCGAATACGAGGACTACCTGCGCTGGTGCTCCCGTCacttcgacgacgtcgtcgcgtACGGTCGCGAggtcgtctccgtctcccccGACCCCCAAACCGCCGGAAGTGTCAAGACCTGGACTGTTAAGTCTCGGGACGTCAAGACCGGCCAGGTCAGCTCGTACCAGACTCGCAACGTCCTCATCGCCAACGGAGGTCAGCCTCGCCTGCCCAAGGTGCTTCCCGCCAAGCACCCCAAGATCATCCACTCGTCTCAGTACGCCCAGCTGGCCCCTCAGATTCTCAACGACAACTCGAGACCCTaccgcgtcgccgtcatcggtgCCGGCCagtccgccgccgagatTTTCCGCGACGTCCAGCGCGCTTACCCCAACGCCAAGACATGGATGGTGATGCGCTCCGAGTTCCTCAAGCCCGCCGATGACTCGCCCTTTGTCAATTCCATCTTCAACCCCTCGtacgtcgacgagctctACCCCAAGTCGCAGAGCTACCGCCGCGCTCTCATCAAAGAGGCGAAGGCGACCAACTACGGCGTGGTGAGACTGCAACTCATCGAGGCTCTGTACGAGATGCTCTACCACCAGAAGCGCACGCTCGGCACCGACGAGCGCAAGTGGCCGCACCGCATGCTCTTCGGCCGCGACATCACCCAGGTCACCGAGAGCAAGGAGACGGACCGCCTCCAGATCCAtgtccgccgcctcgaggacgCGTGCGacagcctcgacgacggcttTGTCAGCCAACtccccggcgacgaggttctcgacgtcgacctaatcgtcgccgccacagGCTACCAGCGCAACGCCCACATCGACATGCTCCGCGACAGCTGGAACCTGCTGCCCGAGGTGTCGCCCGCCGGCAACGCTGGCGAGCGCGAGCTTGTTGACGGCTGGGAGATCTGCGGCCCTGACGCGACCTCTGGATCGAGAAAGCTTGAAGTCGGCCGCGATTACCGCGTGCGTTACGCCCCCGGTGCTGTGGCCCCCGGGGCTGGTGTTTACCTGCAGGGATGCTGTGAAGCGACCCACGGA TTGAGCGATACCCTTTTGTCTATTCTTGCTGTCCGATCCGGCGAGATCCTCGACTCCATCTTCCCTGCGACCCCGAGGACTAAGACCGTCTCCAGCTAG
- a CDS encoding Fungal specific transcription factor domain-containing protein, with the protein MQQQQQQQQPPPPEPTETPNRGPRLPVNPRRHKVAPEQRKRVATACNSCNIRRIKCSGERPCRQCRSSSRDCQYPTIIEKVSVSRNELDDLRKKLDAAERALLAAVPDHTARRQLLLQQQHDGDASAGSSSRAASCLSFTPPPQHRRKDEFHETAFNVDGEADAADAADADTAEGRQLKDQDGRARFLGETSGATFLDHLKEFMSTVSPLAFNKPWLSPTPNNGSAFLASLGRYQTYDSRPVEAEPDPDPIALPSRADMSAMLADLRHFIQDGNGTFPCGGIYWWGDLGSVPNPVSFPPETPPDAIRHRFRHLAFYHTAFAVACQASTTAASMPVPHDLSQRYFSRARMLLGNPLDITQYTISDVAVLALMGFYLIEMNRRDAAYIYVSNAMHISIMHGAHRGWVDERGKRVFWTLYILDRWLSCLMGRPPTIMDDAIRLPLPCDAPSLPPAAGLRAHVELARISGHIVCNTYRVAPLDHRPGGAARHVDRALQLLENWHASLPAALQMSTARPSTDPACCLLHMAYNQLLILVVRPIFFAAVKKVFAERYITSDRHWDLDHHAPRIAACSDAARQNLFLARWLLNLNGGSRKLLQAGLHYVFNAAIVLMLQDLLIPSFASSSSSSSSSSAESDDVSFAIGVFEAEAKTGSNYGHDCAAVLQDLRSLVQRLRPDAHVVPSTPGLVSADDLTMASGSGSSNTHATTMTAMLTALQQQQHLQQQPTFSLGPSQAYPMDESGPLYQELMTWVDNSDTQLYNSSYSI; encoded by the exons atgcagcagcagcagcagcaacagcagccgccgccgccagaaCCGACGGAAACCCCTAATCGCGGCCCGCGTCTACCTGTCAACCCGCGACGACACAAGGTAGCGCCGGAACAGAGGAAGCGCGTCGCCACAGC ATGCAACAGCTGTAACATCCGCCGGATTAAATGCTCCGGCGAGAGGCCCTGCCGCCAGTGCCGCAGCTCTTCGCGCGACTGCCAGTACCCCACCATCATCGAGAAAGTCTCCGTGTCCCGCAACGAGCTGGATGACCTACGgaagaagctcgacgccgccgaacgCGCCCTGCTGGCCGCCGTGCCCGACCACACTGCGAGACGCCAGCTGCTACTGCAACAGCAGCATGATGGTGACGCCAGCGCCGGAAGCTcctcccgcgccgcctcTTGCTTGTCTTTCACGCCGCCTCCGCAGCATCGACGCAAAGACGAGTTCCACGAAACCGCTTTCAatgtcgacggcgaagctgacgccgccgacgccgccgacgccgacacggCCGAGGGCCGTCAGCTCAAGGACCAAGACGGCAGGGCCCGCTTCCTCGGCGAGACATCCGGCGCCACCTTCCTCGATCACCTCAAGGAGTTCATGTCCACCGTCTCGCCCCTAGCTTTCAACAAGCCGTGGCTGTCGCCCACCCCGAACAATGGCTCGGCCTTCCTCGCCTCTCTCGGCCGCTATCAGACCTACGACTCGCGCCCCGTGGAGGCCGAGCCCGATCCCGACCCCATCGCCCTGCCGTCCCGCGCCGACATGTCCGCTATGCTCGCCGACCTCCGCCACTTCATCCaggacggcaacggcaccTTCCCATGCGGCGGCATCTACTGGTGGGGCGATCTCGGCTCCGTGCCGAACCCCGTCTCCTTCCCCCCCGAGACCCCGCCCGACGCCATCCGCCACCGCTTCCGCCACCTTGCCTTCTACCACaccgccttcgccgtcgcTTGTCAGGCCAGCACCACGGCCGCCTCCATGCCCGTCCCTCACGATCTCAGCCAGCGCTACTTCTCCCGCGCTCGCATGCTCCTCGGCAACCCTCTCGACATCACCCAGTACACCATtagcgacgtcgccgtcctcgccctcatGGGCTTCTACCTCATCGAGATGAAccgccgcgacgccgccTACATCTACGTCAGCAACGCCATGCACATTTCCATCATGCACGGCGCCCACCGCGGCTGGGTCGACGAGCGAGGCAAGCGTGTCTTTTGGACCCTGTACATCCTTGACCGATGGCTAAGCTGTCTCATGGGCCGTCCCCCTACCATCATGGACGATGCCATCCGGCTACCCTTGCCATGCGATGCTCC TTCCCTTCCCCCTGCAGCCGGCCTCCGAGCCCACGTCGAGCTGGCCCGCATTTCGGGCCACATTGTCTGCAACACGTATAGAGTCGCACCCTTGGACCACCGTCCCGGAGGAGCGGCGCGCCATGTCGACCGCGCGCTGCAGCTGCTCGAGAACTGGCACGCCTCACTCCCTGCCGCCCTGCAGATGTCTACCGCCCGTCCAAGTACCGATCCCGCATGTTGCCTGTTGCACATGGCATATAACCAG ctcctcatcctcgtcgtccgcccCATCTTCTTCGCAGCCGTGAAGAAGGTTTTCGCCGAGCGCTACATCACCTCAGACCGCCACTGGGACCTCGACCACCACGCGCCTCGTATCGCCGCCTGCTCCGATGCCGCCCGACAGAACCTGTTCCTCGCCCGCTGGCTGCTCAACCTGAACGGCGGCTCCCGCaagctcctgcaggccggCCTTCACTACgtcttcaacgccgccatcgtgcTCATGCTCCAGGACCTTCTTATTCCGTCCTtcgcatcgtcgtcatcgtcgtcgtcgtcgtcgtctgccgAGTCTGACGACGTCAgcttcgccatcggcgtcttcgaggccgaagccaaGACGGGGAGCAACTACGGACATGACTGTGCCGCGGTTCTCCAGGATCTCAGGTCTCTGGTCCAGCGCCTCCGTCCTGACGCGCATGTCGTCCCTTCGACGCCGGGCCTCGTGTCGGCGGACGATTTGACGATGGCtagcggcagcggcagcagcaacacgcacgcgacgacgatgacggcgatgttGACAGccctccagcagcagcaacatcttcagcagcagccgaCATTCTCGCTAGGGCCGAGCCAGGCATACCCCATGGACGAGAGCGGACCGCTGTATCAAGAACTCATGACGTGGGTGGACAACAGCGACACGCAACTGTATAATAGCAGCTATTCCATATAA